The Pseudomonas sp. GD03919 region GATCATCAGAATCGAGAAGATCACGCTGGCCAGGTTGAGGTTGTTCCACTCGTTCCATACGTAGTAGCCAATGCCGGTGCCACCGACGAGCATCTCGGCGGCGACGATCACCAACCAGGCAATGCCGACTGAAATGCGCATGCCGGTGAGGATGGTCGGCATGGCCGCGGGCAGGATCACGCTGAATGCCGTGCGCAGTGGGCTCAGCTCATGGGTGCGGGCGACGTTGATCCAGTCGCGGCGCACGCCCGCCACCCCGAAGGCGGTGTTGAGCAGCATCGGCCATACCGAGCAGATGAAGATCACGAAGATCGCCGAGGTCTGCGAATCCTTGATCACGAACAGCGCCAACGGCATCCAGGCCAGCGGCGAGATCGGTCGCAGAATCTGGATGAAGGGGTTGAGGGCGCGGTACATCAGCGGCGACATGCCGATGACGAAACCGATGGGGATCGCCACCAGCGCCGCCAGCAGATAGCCGGTCAACACCCGGTACAACGAGTGCGCGAGCTGGATACCGATGCCCTTGTCGTTGGGTCCGTTGTCATAGAACGGCTGGCTCAGCTCGGCGTAGGCATGCGCCAGCACCACCGAGGGCGGCGGCACGCGGGCCTCCTGCTCGGCCTCGCCCATGAGCAGGGCGTATTCGTCATCAGCACTGACTGCGGCGCTGGCGGGCACGCGGCAGAGCACCTCCCAGACCACCAGCAGCAGAACCAGAAGCACAACGGAAAGAATCGCCGCGCGCAGGGAAATGGACGCTTTCATCACGACCTCCGCATGGCGAAGCTGGCCAGGTAACCGTCCGGATCGGCCGGGTCGAAGGGTTTGCCCATCACGCTGAAGGACTTGTAGGCGTCGGCCGGTACCGGCAGGCCAAGTTCTTTCATGACCTTGCCGGCGTCAGCCGCGAGGAACACCCGCTCGGCAATGGAGCGATAGTCGACATCCCCCTGCAGATAGCCCCAACGCTTCATCTGAGTGAGGATCCACAACGCCATCGACTGCCAGGGGAAGGGATCGAAGTCGATGCGCTGCGGCTCGTCATGGATGTTGCCCAGGCCATCGGCATAGCGCCCGCTGAGCACCTGCTGCACCACCGGCACCGGCTGGTTGAGGTAGTTGCGGGTGGAGATCGCCTCGGCCACCGCCTTGCGGTTCTCGGCCTTGGAGGAATATTGCGTGGCATCGATCAGCGCATGCAGCAGTGCGCCATAGGTGTTGGGGTTCTCGCTGGCGAAGCGCTGGCTGCAGGCGAAGGCGCAGCACGGATGGCCCGGCCACAGTTCCTTGGTCAGCAGGTGGATGAAGCCGACCTTCTCCCACACCGCGCGCTGGTTGAACGGGTCCGGCGAGAGGAAGCCATCGAGGTTGCCGGCGCGCAGGTTGGCGACCATCTCCGGTGGCGGCACCACACGAATCTGGATGTCGCGATCCGGGTCCAGGCCATGCTCGGCGACGTAATATCGCAACAGGAAGTTGTGCATCGAGTATTCGAACGGCACACCGAAGCGCATGCCCTTCCACAGTTTCGGATCGCGCTTATCCTGGTGCTGCATGCCAAGCACGATGGCCTGGCCGTTGACGTTTTCCAGCGCCGGCATGACGAAGGGCGTCTGCGTCGACCCCAGCCCCAGGCTGATGGCCAGCGGCATCGGCGAAAGCATGTGCGAGGCGTCGTATTCACCGGCCAGCGACTTGTCGCGCGCCACCGCCCAGCCAGCGGTCTTCACCGTTTCCACTTCCAGCCC contains the following coding sequences:
- the ntrB gene encoding nitrate ABC transporter permease, whose protein sequence is MKASISLRAAILSVVLLVLLLVVWEVLCRVPASAAVSADDEYALLMGEAEQEARVPPPSVVLAHAYAELSQPFYDNGPNDKGIGIQLAHSLYRVLTGYLLAALVAIPIGFVIGMSPLMYRALNPFIQILRPISPLAWMPLALFVIKDSQTSAIFVIFICSVWPMLLNTAFGVAGVRRDWINVARTHELSPLRTAFSVILPAAMPTILTGMRISVGIAWLVIVAAEMLVGGTGIGYYVWNEWNNLNLASVIFSILMIGVVGMLLDLLLGSVARLVSYQE
- a CDS encoding CmpA/NrtA family ABC transporter substrate-binding protein, whose translation is MSVNSLDDPFSPDSELSHAAGCACQRCTPSAAALPDDREAMLDRAVENAIVRGVFGHNDFSRRSFMGMIGGGVAAAILGSLIPLDAVKAAVKDSLGPLEKSKLRIGFVPITCATPIIMAEPMGFYAKYGLEVETVKTAGWAVARDKSLAGEYDASHMLSPMPLAISLGLGSTQTPFVMPALENVNGQAIVLGMQHQDKRDPKLWKGMRFGVPFEYSMHNFLLRYYVAEHGLDPDRDIQIRVVPPPEMVANLRAGNLDGFLSPDPFNQRAVWEKVGFIHLLTKELWPGHPCCAFACSQRFASENPNTYGALLHALIDATQYSSKAENRKAVAEAISTRNYLNQPVPVVQQVLSGRYADGLGNIHDEPQRIDFDPFPWQSMALWILTQMKRWGYLQGDVDYRSIAERVFLAADAGKVMKELGLPVPADAYKSFSVMGKPFDPADPDGYLASFAMRRS